AACTCGCGCCGTGCAGCTAGAATTGACGAAATGTTCGGCTAACCACCACACCAGCTGAGCGCCAGTGATTAATAGCAATGCGAAAACTTTAAAAACCATATTATCCGCGCTATTTATTAGAATTTTGAGTTATTTCATTTTTTCAAAAGTTGTTTCTTAATGAAAAAGggttcatcaaattttgaaaaaagttcacgaatatttttttatgaacttaaaaaacagttcatcgattttttcaaaagttcatcaagtttgaaaaaaagttcatccattttgaaaaaagttcaccaaatttaaaaaaagttcattgaattcaaaaaaggttcatcaaatttgaaaaaagttcatagaatttgaaagaagttcatcgaatttgaaaaaattcatagaatttgaaaaagttcattgaattttaaaaagttcatcaaattcaagaAAAGTTCTCGAATTTAAGAAAAACATGTATTTTTAAAAAGTTTAGCAAAAACAAAATGTTccataaaacaaaaaataaaataaaatagaaaaaataataaaaaaaccaaacaaaagcagtccatgaaaaaaataaaaataaaaaagagtatAAGAAGAAAAAAGATTTAAGTAAACAAGTCAAGGAGGGTGGCTGGTTGGTTGTGACAATGAACACTGAGAGCGAGGAGATCCGCAGTTTGAGTCACCGTGCACACTTTTTTTTGCGTCTTTAAACAAAAAAAAAGTGGGCCGGCCCAGGGCGGTGCATGGGGTGTGCGCCCTGTACCGTTAAGCCTATTTCGGGCGCTACGGGCGTCGTTTAGGAAATGCCGAAATCCATCCACCTGCATCAGCCCCCGCGTCGTTCCCCGCACGGGCGACTCGGCTGGTACCCAACCCTAGCTGCCGCCGGGGCCAAAActacctcccgccgccgccgggggacgccgccggcctacgcccggaggccgacggcggtggcgggggtccTCCTCTCTCCCGCATCTCAGGGGTGGTGTGGGGCAGCTACGCGCGTGGAGGCGCAACCGATCTAGCGAAGAGATGGCGATGGCTGCGGCGACGACGCCGGTGGCCGACCCTGCCTCGGGCAATGGCGGACACAGGCGCGTTGGGCTGCCCGGTCACGGGCGGCTGCGTGCAGCAGCTGGCCTGGTTCGGGCGGTGGCACGATGTGGTCTATGCTACGACGGCGCGTCATCTGGCTTTGGACCGGCAACAGCGTCGAGGGCCTGGTGGACTACTCGGCGGCACCTCCGGTCAGATCTGTTCTGGTCGGTGCAGCaggcggtggtggtcatcttcttcgtcggaggtggtcggccagaggctgggtggtcggatctcaagatccgtcatctagtctcggctgcgagttggggagacatagtTGTAagtactgtcgacccactcgtgctgctccggggaaAACCCTAGGATATGGCATTCCAGATCAGACGATGGTGGCACTACAGTGTCGTTTTTTTCtggggagcatcgtttgtggagcagcatTAGAAGACAGAGGCAAGAGGCGGAGCGGCTTTGTCTTGagcggagcttcggtggagatgtcaagtcatgcctggccgatacgttgtgtcattcctggtcggcaggtgctacgcacgacagatcttctagAGTCTCCGCGTCaggatggacgagcgcagggcggtggAGTCGTTGGGCGCCATGGTGGCATCGACGGATGGCCAGATTGGCAAGGATGATGCGAATCTCTCACCTGAAGATGGGACATCGGTTCGATGATGATGACGGCTTCTTAAACATGTGCATGTGGTGTACGTTTTAGGTGCTGCACCGGTTGTTGGTTCGATACGTTATATGGATGGATCGGCGATGACATCGGTTATAGATATGaggagtgagagcactccacattatcaaGTTTGTAtgtgtgagtggtggcttcgggtggcTTGATATATGTTCTTGTCAAACCTTCatggaataattaataaagatggctgcatgcatcgattgatgcagaggccgggggtttaacCTCCTTTAAAAAAATGATTAATGGTTGAAATATTCAAGGATAGATCATTATACGAAATGTATGCTACAAGCTAGTTTCATATACATAATCCAAATAATAAATTAAATTTTTCATTACAGCTAGTCCGAATAAATATTTTTTTTTGTAAGTTCAAAGCTAAAACAAATATAATCCAAAGTATTACAAACTGATGGAGTCTTCAGTTTCACTTCCATGGACCACTGTTTTCTAGGGCATCTCCATCGAACCTATAGATGGTACATAACACATAAATGACTTGATTATAACTTGAATAACAGTGCACACGTGGAGTAACATATCAATGGAACTTTCTTCAAACATATGTGGTACATACCGTGTGCTAATGTAGTTGAGACAATGTAGTTCAGGTTCATAGAGTTGTAGTTACAAGTAGCGTTTCATGTACTCGTCCATCCTGATGTACTGAATCTCTGGGTAGAGTAGAGAAGCCTCTTCTTCCCAATTATCTCTGATATCAAAGTTTGTTAAGCAACCCTCATAGAAAAGGTGATAGTAATGCCCTATCCCCACCTGATTAGCAAGGTCTGTACCTGTGTACGAGTAGAATATGTAGTAGGTATGGGGATTGGAGGAAACTAGATTTTATAATTTTCTAATTAAAACAAGGTTTTAAATAACATATTTTTGCCCAACCTCAAGTAAACGTAGAATGTGAAAGGTTAATAATTGTTGAATACACACAAATCTCTTATGGTGGAGGGAATCACATTTCCTGCATTTATCTAATCTGCATTTCATTATAATTTATGATCATGTACATGACTCGTATATCATCTAATTCTTGGCTATGGTCTTTTAGTTTTGAAGATCTTTGATTGCTATGTTCTATAtgaatttaaaattttgttcatcACCAATCTAAATATATAATTAGAAATTTCATTCTGCGAGTCTAAATAATTTTTATACTATACAGCTATTTCCAAACAAAAGTAACAATAAAGAAATATGATAATATTTACTGTTTCCTATGGAGAAAATCATGCACTTAATTCTAAATTTGCACTTCCCTAAGTGAGACATCTAATGTTGAGGAAGATTTGCACATACTCATCAAAGATAataggaataaataaataaatttaattTAATTAGTTATTCTTTAATGTTGTCTCTAGCAAACAATTATTCCATATATCAAAAATAAAAACTATTAGGAATCATGTGAACATGGTATGACTACTTTATGTGAAAACAAAAATAATTAAGGTGATTATCTTAATTAGTCATCAAGTGATAGTTTCTTGGCTAGATGAAGTCATGCTTCTCTCTCCTCACTCTATTCCAAAATTTCAGGACAAGTCAGACAAAGTTTTGTTGTACACATGTCCTAAGATACCCCCACAAGGAAACATTTACATAGAATGAAAATGTATTTTCACACAATTAATCCATTGCTCTAGtaagatggcatggcaaaatggtaatattttcctataattCCACGTGGCCCTTTCCCCATTTTGGTACTACTAAGTTGAGATTTCTAATACTTTATACTCAACAAATGAATgatttttattaccttttattgACGCCAAGAATTCTTCACTTGGAATGGGAATTTTCTCAAGAACCTTTCCTGAGAGCTTTTCCCATTTAGCAATCAACTCATTTTGACTCAGGATATTTTCTTCTGGTCGCAGGTATATTGTCTTGTTCAAGGCCCGTGGATCATCAATGCACCTGATTGTGTATGCTGCAACGTCATCTTCGTCCATGAATATTGCTGCATAGTATGATATAACATACATAATTAGAAGTGTAAATCCGGAATGAGTCAGATACAGTCAGGACCAGGAGTTATACAAGCTAGGAGAAATTAAGTATTACAAGTAATGTTTGCTTATGTTACCTTTGACGTTTCCATCTCCATAGACGTGAACTTCCTCCTTGGGTGGAAGAAGGGTACGCATTTGACACAGGTTAGGAACGAAGTAAGCAGCAAAGCAGTTAGCAGAAATATAGGTGTGGGGAATGTTTGCTTCTTCTATCGCCTTCCTTATCTCCATCTTTTCATCAAAGGAGACCCTTCCTGGTTCAAGGGCATGCCCCATCCTTGCTGGGTTCATGCCGAACTCAGATGGTAGGAAACGCTGCAAGCATTGTATATTCATTACGACTACATCCGAGCTCATAACTAATGATGTTTCTACAATTTAAGAAAGAAATCAATAAAGAGTATATTCTTTCACCAACCCTCATGCATACAAACAAACTATTATCACTTCAGCTTTTATTATGTCGTATTCGAGGGCATGCACACGGCAGTGATTATCTTTCAGATCTTCCCCTTTCTCTCAAAAAGTCGGTTGTATAATTTTATTACATATTTAAGAAACATTTCATTACAATATTAAAAAAATGCCCCAAACTTTCCAAACGTATGTGAGTTTTGACAGAAATGATAAGGGAAATAAAAAATtcacaaaattaaaaaaatgatataTTTTTAAAAGGTTCAAGATTTTTTAAtgttcattttttttaaaaatgttcgtcAATTTTAAAAATTCCAGGATTTTTTAATGTTGTGTATTTGGATAATTTTTCTCAGTTTAGATATTCAAATAATGTTGGTGTATTTTATAAGACGTCCAAGAATTTAAAGTGGAGAAAGGGAAAAAACTTAAATAAAAAGTGGAtaagggaaaaaataaaatgaaagaaaataaaaccaaaataaaataaataaataataaaggaAAAGGAAAACCCGAAGGAAACCTGAAAACCAAGAAAAGGGGATGAAAAGAATCGAAGACCACCCCAATGAAAATAATCGGGAAGAagagagaaaaggaaaataaaaaacatAGAATACAAACAACACAAAAAGTGAAGTTTCATTTTTATACAAGCTACCAACTACGACGCAGGTAACCAAGAGCGGCATGTCATGTGTTGTATCCATCCAATGCTTCTAGCTAAAGTACTTGCATATATTTTCTTGTCGACTATTTTTCAGAAAGATGAGACATCCAAACTAACATGAGGCCTTAATCACAGGAGATCAACATTTCCAGAAAAGTAACATGTCCAAGCTTAGAATAATCCGTCGGTTTCACAATATTGCTAG
This region of Triticum aestivum cultivar Chinese Spring chromosome 2D, IWGSC CS RefSeq v2.1, whole genome shotgun sequence genomic DNA includes:
- the LOC123051402 gene encoding isoflavone reductase homolog isoform X1, which codes for MEKSRVLVVGGTGYLGRRIVKASLAQGHETCVLMRPEIGLDIDKLQMLLSFKAQGARLLEASLDDHRGLVAAVKQVDVVVSAMSGVHFRSHNLLLQLKLVEAIKEAGNVKRFLPSEFGMNPARMGHALEPGRVSFDEKMEIRKAIEEANIPHTYISANCFAAYFVPNLCQMRTLLPPKEEVHVYGDGNVKAIFMDEDDVAAYTIRCIDDPRALNKTIYLRPEENILSQNELIAKWEKLSGKVLEKIPIPSEEFLASIKGTDLANQVGIGHYYHLFYEGCLTNFDIRDNWEEEASLLYPEIQYIRMDEYMKRYL
- the LOC123051402 gene encoding isoflavone reductase homolog isoform X2; its protein translation is MEKSRVLVVGGTGYLGRRIVKASLAQGHETCVLMRPEIGLDIDKLQMLLSFKAQGARLLEASLDDHRGLVAAVKQVDVVVSAMSGVHFRSHNLLLQLKLVEAIKEAGNVKRFLPSEFGMNPARMGHALEPGRVSFDEKMEIRKAIEEANIPHTYISANCFAAYFVPNLCQMRTLLPPKEEVHVYGDGNVKAIFMDEDDVAAYTIRCIDDPRALNKTIYLRPEENILSQNELIAKWEKLSGKVLEKIPIPSEEFLASIKEIIGKKRLLYSTQRFSTSGWTST